Proteins co-encoded in one Rudaeicoccus suwonensis genomic window:
- a CDS encoding TRM11 family SAM-dependent methyltransferase, translating into MPEHLVLISPSANRVYAAATPSLITAETRALATGFGIPDIEVEPTVLGGVPYLAVRTPDHLAEDGVALLSNLSAVHALFRREGALLAPVELQRSERYPSDLVTIQKYQGKTNEQWTRLLLNVTAAATRHPRKLLDGTLQVFDPMCGRGTTLNLALSLGLDVTGVDLDRKDYEAYSAFIKTWLRQHRLKHTAEDKQLRTGGQTRGRRLDIEVAPTKEDFKAGAVQRASFLNTDTSDLDGLLRATSQDVIVTDTPYGVLHGSHGDRLARSPLDLLEVALSGWHRVLRSGGAIGLSFNRHVAPRSELSTLLQQHGFEPVTGEEDAFRHRVDASIDRDLLVAVKA; encoded by the coding sequence GTGCCAGAACATCTCGTCCTCATCTCACCCAGCGCCAACCGGGTGTATGCCGCAGCCACGCCTTCGCTGATCACCGCCGAAACACGCGCACTGGCAACGGGTTTCGGCATACCTGACATCGAGGTCGAGCCGACTGTCCTCGGCGGAGTGCCGTATCTCGCAGTACGCACACCGGACCATCTCGCAGAGGACGGCGTCGCACTGCTGTCCAACCTGTCCGCGGTGCACGCGTTGTTCCGTCGTGAGGGGGCCCTGCTGGCGCCGGTGGAATTGCAACGCTCCGAGCGGTATCCGAGCGATCTGGTGACGATCCAGAAGTACCAGGGCAAGACCAACGAGCAATGGACGCGCCTCCTGCTCAACGTCACTGCCGCCGCCACCCGCCACCCGCGCAAGCTTCTCGACGGCACCCTGCAGGTGTTCGACCCGATGTGCGGTCGCGGCACGACACTCAACCTCGCGCTCTCGCTCGGTCTCGATGTCACCGGCGTCGACCTGGATCGCAAGGATTACGAGGCATATTCGGCGTTCATCAAGACCTGGCTCCGTCAGCACCGGCTCAAGCACACCGCCGAGGACAAGCAGTTACGAACGGGCGGCCAGACCCGTGGCAGGCGACTGGACATCGAAGTCGCGCCCACCAAGGAGGACTTCAAAGCAGGCGCCGTGCAGCGGGCGAGCTTCCTCAACACCGACACCTCCGACCTCGACGGGTTGCTGCGTGCAACGAGCCAGGACGTCATCGTCACCGACACTCCGTACGGCGTGCTGCACGGCTCGCACGGAGACCGCTTGGCGCGCAGCCCGTTGGATCTGCTTGAGGTCGCTCTGTCGGGCTGGCATCGAGTGCTGCGCTCCGGCGGCGCCATCGGATTGTCCTTCAACAGGCACGTCGCTCCCCGATCGGAGTTGTCGACACTGTTGCAGCAGCATGGTTTTGAGCCGGTAACGGGTGAGGAGGATGCCTTCCGGCATCGCGTCGACGCCTCTATCGACCGCGACCTGCTGGTGGCCGTCAAAGCGTGA
- the rbfA gene encoding 30S ribosome-binding factor RbfA, with protein MADPARARKIAERTKALVAGFIEHRLKDERLGFITVTDVRVTGDLQHASIFYTVFGDDDERQKTAAALEDWRGRIRSHVGKGLGIRLTPSLEFIPDAIPEGAASIEEALRAARERDEELAKAKTQASYAGDADPYKKPAPTDESADEDATDAPSADVSDAAGAGSRSDAGTEQQTATAGARDQ; from the coding sequence ATGGCTGACCCTGCCCGCGCCCGCAAGATCGCCGAGCGCACCAAGGCACTCGTCGCAGGATTCATCGAGCATCGCCTCAAGGACGAGCGCCTTGGTTTCATCACCGTCACAGACGTCCGCGTGACCGGAGACCTGCAGCATGCCTCGATCTTCTACACCGTCTTCGGCGATGACGACGAACGTCAGAAAACCGCTGCTGCGCTTGAAGATTGGCGTGGACGGATCCGGTCGCACGTGGGCAAGGGCCTCGGCATCCGCCTGACGCCCTCGCTCGAGTTCATCCCCGACGCCATCCCCGAGGGTGCCGCCTCGATCGAAGAGGCGCTGCGCGCAGCCCGCGAGCGCGACGAAGAACTCGCCAAGGCCAAGACCCAAGCGTCGTATGCCGGGGACGCCGACCCCTACAAGAAGCCGGCGCCCACGGATGAATCCGCTGACGAGGACGCAACCGATGCGCCTTCGGCTGACGTGAGCGACGCGGCCGGCGCCGGCAGCAGGTCCGACGCGGGCACCGAGCAGCAGACAGCGACGGCCGGAGCCCGGGATCAGTGA